The following proteins come from a genomic window of Flavobacteriaceae bacterium MAR_2010_188:
- a CDS encoding CRP/FNR family transcriptional regulator, anaerobic regulatory protein, giving the protein MTEILKKAYGNIFEDALLKNIEEVGVYKEVSEGEIIMNVGTYVRSMPLLLEGAIKILRHDDDGDELLLYFLEKGDTCAMTLSCCMGQTKSEIKAIAETDSKLIMIPIEKMESWTAEYKSWRNFVFQSYHDRFMEMLETVDTIAFMNMDQRLIKYLESKAGVNKSNSIATTHQQIAYELNTSRVVISRLLKKLENDGLIELQRNNINLLHHQGLN; this is encoded by the coding sequence ATGACCGAAATACTTAAGAAAGCTTACGGAAATATATTTGAGGACGCACTTCTAAAGAACATAGAAGAAGTTGGGGTCTATAAAGAGGTTTCTGAAGGAGAGATTATTATGAATGTCGGAACCTATGTTAGGTCAATGCCCTTACTTTTAGAAGGGGCCATTAAAATATTAAGGCATGATGATGATGGCGATGAACTTCTCCTCTACTTCTTAGAAAAAGGCGATACTTGTGCCATGACGCTTTCTTGTTGCATGGGACAGACCAAAAGCGAGATAAAGGCCATTGCCGAAACCGATTCTAAATTGATTATGATCCCCATAGAAAAAATGGAATCGTGGACCGCAGAATATAAAAGTTGGAGAAATTTTGTGTTTCAAAGTTATCATGACCGATTCATGGAAATGTTAGAAACGGTTGATACCATTGCGTTTATGAATATGGACCAACGCTTGATCAAATATCTTGAAAGCAAAGCCGGGGTAAATAAATCTAATTCCATTGCCACAACCCACCAACAAATTGCTTACGAACTAAATACCTCAAGGGTCGTGATTTCTAGACTGCTCAAAAAGCTAGAAAATGATGGTCTGATTGAGTTGCAGCGAAATAACATTAATCTTTTGCATCATCAAGGACTCAATTAA